In Deinococcus sp. QL22, the following are encoded in one genomic region:
- a CDS encoding RusA family crossover junction endodeoxyribonuclease produces the protein MVKTSLAWQARFPSLAHVERYLSSIADPTVRANTRLKLGLLEALQPVLETSPPATLTFTLPYPPSLNSIWRSILVRFTPKNPNAVPYRVKVLLSEEGRNYRKAVISCVQNDGQPTTPPGARLALLLIVSPPDLRKRDLSNIPKALEDALTHAGVWADDSLIDVLTVRRAPVHPGGRAMVQITPLTTTLFAGGA, from the coding sequence GTGGTCAAAACCTCTCTCGCTTGGCAGGCACGTTTTCCGAGCCTCGCGCACGTCGAGCGCTATCTGAGCAGCATTGCTGACCCGACGGTGCGGGCCAACACCCGGCTGAAGTTGGGCCTGCTGGAAGCGCTCCAGCCAGTACTCGAAACGAGTCCACCCGCAACCTTGACCTTCACCCTGCCTTACCCGCCTTCTCTGAATAGCATCTGGCGTTCGATCCTCGTGCGCTTCACGCCGAAGAATCCGAACGCCGTCCCGTACCGGGTCAAAGTCCTGCTGAGCGAGGAGGGTCGCAACTACCGTAAAGCCGTCATCTCGTGCGTGCAGAACGATGGGCAGCCCACGACCCCACCCGGTGCGCGGCTGGCCCTGCTGCTGATCGTCTCGCCGCCAGATCTGCGGAAACGCGACCTCAGCAACATCCCCAAAGCCTTGGAAGATGCCCTGACCCATGCAGGCGTCTGGGCGGATGACTCGCTGATCGATGTGCTGACCGTGCGGCGTGCCCCGGTGCATCCCGGTGGGCGGGCCATGGTGCAGATCACACCGTTGACCACCACGCTCTTTGCCGGTGGCGCGTGA
- a CDS encoding kinetochore protein SPC24 yields MEEKSLAQLGQELAELVKEYEIISARILSHPVFPSMPNPTGVEAVLGKGADSIRADLQESAERLSAELEKLRQALQTMENRSEQVPSDPLMN; encoded by the coding sequence ATGGAAGAAAAATCGTTGGCGCAGTTGGGGCAGGAGCTGGCTGAACTGGTGAAGGAATATGAGATAATTTCCGCCCGCATCTTGTCTCACCCCGTCTTTCCGTCTATGCCAAATCCAACAGGGGTAGAAGCTGTGTTGGGGAAGGGAGCAGATTCGATTCGCGCTGACCTTCAAGAAAGTGCAGAGCGCCTGAGCGCTGAGCTTGAAAAATTGAGGCAAGCACTCCAGACGATGGAGAACCGTTCTGAACAAGTGCCTTCAGATCCGTTGATGAACTGA
- a CDS encoding terminase small subunit: MSPPTTPQPQPQARSEHDAALAPPSGVPDGAKTYRQLLAKLTAKQRQFVKAYVQEPNATKAAKKAGYSDATAYAIGAENLRKPQIAEAVELGFEQTMGKHEVRARTAEVAAASLEDFLTIERVPYTETVVMDAGEALALLTDTLADLSEELGSAGGERSEWIAKEIKRLKRLERKCGRAMEKAEEDNGTPEVAIDVEHKERVVVRIDLEKARQAGKLHLIKKLKETKFGLEVELQDAASARELLGKHYRLWGDRLALENADGSPMKFLVGIPESAL, from the coding sequence GTGAGTCCCCCCACGACACCTCAGCCTCAACCGCAGGCCCGCTCTGAGCATGACGCGGCCCTGGCCCCGCCCTCCGGCGTGCCGGACGGAGCCAAGACCTACCGGCAACTGCTCGCGAAGCTGACGGCCAAGCAGCGCCAATTTGTCAAAGCTTACGTGCAGGAACCGAACGCCACCAAAGCGGCGAAAAAGGCCGGCTACAGCGACGCGACGGCCTACGCCATCGGTGCCGAGAACCTCAGAAAACCTCAGATTGCCGAAGCCGTCGAACTGGGCTTTGAGCAGACCATGGGCAAGCACGAGGTTCGGGCACGCACCGCCGAGGTGGCCGCCGCCTCCTTGGAAGACTTCCTGACCATCGAACGGGTGCCTTACACCGAAACCGTGGTCATGGACGCAGGGGAAGCCCTTGCCCTGCTGACGGATACGCTGGCCGACCTGAGTGAGGAACTCGGCAGCGCGGGCGGGGAGCGCTCCGAGTGGATCGCCAAGGAAATCAAGCGGCTCAAACGCCTGGAGCGCAAATGCGGCCGCGCCATGGAAAAGGCGGAGGAAGACAACGGGACGCCGGAAGTCGCGATTGATGTCGAGCACAAAGAACGCGTCGTGGTGCGGATCGACTTAGAGAAGGCCCGTCAGGCGGGCAAGCTCCACCTCATCAAAAAGCTCAAGGAAACGAAGTTTGGGCTGGAAGTCGAGCTGCAAGACGCGGCCAGTGCCCGTGAACTGCTGGGCAAGCACTACCGACTGTGGGGCGACCGCCTCGCTCTGGAGAACGCCGATGGTTCGCCGATGAAGTTCCTCGTTGGGATTCCGGAGAGTGCCCTGTGA
- a CDS encoding phage terminase large subunit, which yields MTGQIQVQGRQFPPGALVYEPFGSARELFFARESEVVLDGPAGTGKSRSILEKLNALALKYPGMRGLIVRKTRASLTDTTLVTFEDHVHPACDTENQQRNVRRSYKYSNGSELVVGGMDKAIKIMSSEYDVICAFEATEFHEDDWESMTTRLRNGVMSYQQLLADCNPAAPTHWLNQRQRRHRPPTPGPQEGSMNPKIQALMEKHGVTTLDALKAKAPAEYASVLEELMQESLNPLAPKPNPAPVPAPETGTMSLADYRALESTVVELRGTVNTLTADNLNARRDAIAITALEAARLPSAGKVKHGETKTDLDASFRTELIQTARTAENDDSAKTVVDEKIATRRGVLGQRESAPAQRPQNGLKLPAGDNSCTQTGAERTQTGQTRQFESIRSRSGLI from the coding sequence GTGACCGGGCAAATTCAGGTGCAGGGGCGTCAATTCCCACCGGGGGCCTTGGTCTACGAGCCATTTGGGTCAGCCCGCGAACTGTTTTTCGCAAGGGAATCCGAAGTGGTACTTGACGGCCCGGCGGGTACGGGAAAAAGTAGAAGCATCTTGGAGAAACTCAACGCCCTGGCGCTGAAGTACCCCGGGATGCGCGGCTTGATTGTCCGCAAGACGCGGGCCAGCCTGACCGACACCACCCTCGTGACCTTTGAAGACCATGTACACCCCGCCTGCGACACCGAAAACCAGCAGCGCAACGTGCGCCGCAGTTACAAGTATTCCAACGGCAGCGAACTGGTGGTGGGCGGGATGGATAAGGCCATCAAGATCATGTCCTCGGAATACGACGTCATTTGTGCTTTTGAGGCGACTGAGTTCCACGAAGACGACTGGGAAAGCATGACCACCCGTCTGCGGAACGGCGTGATGTCCTACCAGCAGTTGCTGGCCGACTGCAACCCGGCGGCACCGACCCACTGGCTCAACCAGCGGCAGCGTCGCCACCGTCCCCCCACCCCCGGCCCACAGGAGGGCAGCATGAACCCCAAGATCCAAGCCTTGATGGAAAAACATGGCGTCACCACGCTCGACGCACTGAAGGCCAAAGCGCCCGCTGAGTACGCCAGCGTGCTGGAAGAACTGATGCAGGAGAGCCTGAATCCTCTTGCCCCCAAGCCCAATCCTGCCCCTGTTCCTGCTCCCGAAACGGGCACGATGAGCCTGGCCGATTACCGGGCGCTGGAATCCACGGTGGTCGAATTACGTGGCACGGTGAACACGCTGACCGCTGACAATCTGAACGCCCGGCGCGACGCGATCGCCATCACTGCGCTTGAAGCCGCTCGACTGCCGAGTGCGGGCAAGGTCAAGCACGGTGAAACCAAAACTGATCTGGACGCCAGCTTCCGCACCGAACTGATCCAAACCGCCCGCACTGCCGAGAACGACGACAGCGCCAAAACAGTGGTAGACGAGAAGATCGCGACGCGCCGTGGTGTCCTCGGCCAACGCGAAAGCGCTCCTGCACAGCGTCCCCAGAATGGACTGAAGCTGCCTGCAGGCGACAACAGCTGCACGCAAACCGGAGCGGAGCGCACCCAGACTGGGCAGACCCGGCAGTTTGAGAGCATTCGTAGCCGCTCTGGATTAATTTAA
- a CDS encoding response regulator — protein sequence MRRPLQVLLVDDSRMARELAEEAFSLTTQPCVVTTAASGEQALALLMARDAVRPDVVLLDINMPGIGGFEVLDAMKAQPHLRPIPVVMLSMSSAPQDISKAYTLHANAYLIKSIEFQAFLNQIERFVAFWSQARMTPPE from the coding sequence GTGAGGCGCCCGCTCCAAGTGCTGCTGGTCGATGACAGCCGTATGGCCCGCGAACTGGCTGAAGAAGCCTTTTCTCTGACGACTCAGCCCTGCGTGGTCACAACGGCGGCCAGCGGTGAGCAAGCGTTGGCCCTGCTGATGGCCCGAGACGCCGTGCGGCCCGATGTGGTCTTGCTGGATATCAACATGCCAGGAATCGGTGGGTTCGAGGTCTTAGATGCCATGAAAGCCCAACCTCATCTGCGTCCCATTCCAGTGGTCATGCTCAGCATGTCCTCTGCGCCTCAAGACATCAGTAAAGCCTATACCCTCCACGCCAACGCCTATTTAATCAAATCCATCGAGTTTCAAGCATTCCTGAACCAGATTGAACGGTTTGTCGCTTTCTGGAGTCAAGCGCGGATGACGCCGCCAGAGTAG
- a CDS encoding META domain-containing protein — MRFLLLPGLLITGLASAQAVPAPLNGIWQLKDMKVFGKTEPNLPLTQLVISGGQLGGNIGCGTYSGTIAAANNQLKIRVMPLPPRPNERCLYALPGAFHGALNASESYIISGDTQLLVLFSKTTQLTLKRIGYVTPVKP, encoded by the coding sequence ATGCGATTTCTCCTGTTGCCTGGCCTCTTGATCACTGGCCTCGCCTCCGCTCAAGCTGTCCCCGCGCCCTTGAACGGCATCTGGCAACTCAAAGATATGAAGGTGTTCGGGAAAACCGAACCGAACTTGCCCCTCACCCAGCTGGTAATTTCGGGCGGGCAACTTGGAGGCAATATCGGTTGCGGCACCTACTCGGGTACCATCGCGGCGGCCAACAATCAGCTCAAGATTCGGGTGATGCCGTTGCCGCCTCGCCCGAATGAGCGGTGCCTATATGCCCTGCCGGGCGCCTTTCATGGGGCCTTGAATGCGTCTGAAAGCTACATCATCAGTGGAGATACCCAGTTGTTGGTGCTGTTCTCCAAGACGACCCAGCTGACGTTGAAACGGATTGGTTACGTCACTCCAGTCAAGCCCTAA
- a CDS encoding phage tail tape measure protein, producing MGVKQLGEFQAAVNTLNAQGPGLGDGLDEQIRTLQDAGGRVGQQFTRAQLGTGVADLTKQGLESADALKLVATSIKLAGAEGQSLTESSKLLLGNLRQFGLDGPEAAAAAAKFGDVFAKGSLLAASGAKELQQGLAVVGPIASRAGFSLEETTAILVGLDNKGLKASTIGAKAFRAVLLALASPTAVARKEIEELGVSTRNYDGSARDVRDSLNDLRKAAGVSGKSYDAATEATLRQADSCEESCHLVHRPPGPNERHSGCGRGIAEGGLRRRQGRKACQTLQLQRGKSPPAGHRSPAGCGPKELAAAIKSGDKRRIQAATQELATQQDRYNKQYDDFAKNGGQIAKTGQKETERLSKLVDELGIQYDRDAIALQKRADLVQQESEIALDLAQILVDFGMDQDALFGQRVDLAAQERASMDVFSEAVKALAAAAVQLPAPTATVAQTAPQVAPPALSTPLATGIDASRWAEPLQAGGQLAGQRFAEQVQAVLSRPFNITLDVNARLSGAMPKANVPTGSKTVTIHNNYDLKVENHGPEVDAQDLLNQLKRLASRDQAWTEDTC from the coding sequence GTGGGCGTCAAGCAACTGGGGGAATTTCAGGCAGCAGTCAACACCCTGAACGCGCAGGGGCCGGGGCTAGGGGACGGTCTTGATGAGCAAATCCGTACCCTGCAAGACGCGGGCGGACGGGTGGGTCAGCAGTTCACCCGTGCTCAGCTGGGCACCGGCGTGGCTGACCTCACCAAACAGGGTTTGGAGTCTGCGGACGCCCTGAAGTTGGTGGCCACCAGCATAAAACTGGCTGGGGCAGAAGGCCAAAGTCTGACAGAGAGCAGCAAGCTCTTGCTCGGCAACCTGCGCCAGTTTGGGTTGGATGGCCCGGAAGCTGCCGCCGCTGCCGCCAAGTTCGGGGACGTGTTTGCCAAAGGCTCTTTGCTGGCCGCATCGGGCGCGAAAGAACTTCAGCAAGGTTTAGCTGTGGTTGGCCCTATCGCGTCACGGGCAGGCTTCAGCCTGGAAGAGACAACTGCCATCCTGGTCGGATTGGATAACAAGGGGTTGAAAGCCAGCACGATTGGGGCCAAGGCCTTCCGCGCCGTTTTGCTGGCGCTCGCCAGCCCGACCGCCGTTGCCCGCAAAGAGATCGAGGAACTCGGCGTCTCCACCCGCAATTACGACGGATCTGCCCGCGACGTGCGGGACAGCCTGAATGATTTACGTAAAGCCGCAGGGGTGTCAGGCAAGAGCTATGACGCCGCGACTGAAGCGACGCTGAGGCAGGCGGACAGCTGTGAAGAATCTTGCCACCTCGTACACCGACCTCCTGGGCCAAATGAAAGGCATTCAGGATGCGGGCGCGGAATTGCGGAAGGTGGCCTTCGGAGAAGACAAGGACGGAAAGCTTGCCAAACCCTTCAACTTCAACGAGGAAAGAGCCCGCCTGCTGGCCATCGAAGCCCGGCGGGATGCGGCCCAAAAGAATTGGCAGCAGCCATCAAGAGCGGCGACAAGCGGCGGATTCAGGCGGCCACCCAGGAACTCGCCACCCAGCAAGACCGCTACAACAAGCAATACGACGACTTCGCTAAAAATGGCGGCCAGATCGCTAAAACGGGCCAGAAGGAAACTGAACGGCTTTCCAAGCTGGTCGATGAATTGGGCATCCAATATGACCGGGATGCCATCGCCCTGCAGAAGCGGGCGGATCTGGTGCAGCAGGAGAGTGAAATCGCCCTTGATCTTGCTCAAATCCTGGTGGACTTCGGCATGGATCAGGACGCCCTCTTTGGGCAGCGGGTGGATCTCGCCGCGCAGGAACGGGCCAGCATGGACGTCTTCAGCGAGGCGGTCAAAGCTCTGGCGGCAGCAGCAGTCCAGTTGCCGGCCCCAACGGCGACGGTGGCCCAGACGGCTCCCCAGGTCGCCCCTCCCGCCCTCAGTACTCCCCTCGCCACTGGAATCGATGCCTCCCGCTGGGCTGAGCCACTTCAAGCGGGAGGCCAACTGGCGGGCCAACGCTTTGCGGAACAGGTGCAGGCCGTCCTAAGCCGTCCCTTCAACATCACCCTGGACGTGAATGCCCGCCTGAGCGGGGCCATGCCGAAAGCCAATGTCCCCACCGGATCTAAGACGGTGACGATCCACAACAACT